The Edaphobacter sp. 12200R-103 genome contains a region encoding:
- a CDS encoding cobalamin B12-binding domain-containing protein, giving the protein MATPPIRVLVAKPGLDGHDRGAKVIARALRDAGMEVIYTGLRQTPEKIVSAAIQEDVDCIGLSILSGAHNAIVPRIAELLRASHAEDILLVLGGTIPEDDVPKMKESGVAAIFGPGTPLETTIQFIRENVKPRGLFTS; this is encoded by the coding sequence ATGGCGACTCCACCCATTCGCGTCCTTGTAGCCAAGCCTGGGCTCGACGGTCACGATCGCGGAGCCAAGGTGATCGCGCGGGCGCTGCGGGATGCCGGTATGGAGGTCATCTACACCGGCCTGCGGCAAACTCCGGAGAAGATCGTCTCGGCAGCCATCCAGGAAGACGTAGACTGCATCGGCCTGTCGATCCTCTCCGGCGCGCACAACGCAATCGTTCCACGCATTGCCGAGCTTCTGCGCGCCAGCCATGCCGAAGACATTCTTCTCGTGCTGGGCGGAACAATTCCCGAAGATGATGTTCCGAAGATGAAGGAAAGCGGCGTCGCAGCCATCTTTGGCCCCGGTACGCCGCTTGAAACAACCATTCAATTTATTCGGGAAAACGTAAAGCCTCGAGGTCTGTTTACCAGCTGA
- the cyaY gene encoding iron donor protein CyaY, with protein MLDEATFRRESDGALEALKQSLILAEEQSDSDEVPFETEEKNGVLNVLFEEDGSKFVFTPNTPVRQIWISALSTSFKLEWSEEKHAFILPKTGEDLKFLTQRLLREHLGDSSITLS; from the coding sequence ATGCTCGACGAAGCGACCTTCCGCCGTGAATCAGACGGGGCTTTAGAAGCCCTCAAACAATCTCTCATCCTCGCCGAAGAGCAGAGCGACTCCGATGAGGTTCCCTTCGAGACCGAAGAGAAGAATGGGGTTCTGAACGTGCTCTTTGAAGAGGATGGCAGCAAGTTCGTCTTCACGCCAAACACCCCCGTTCGCCAGATCTGGATCTCGGCGCTCTCGACCAGCTTCAAGCTCGAGTGGTCCGAAGAAAAACATGCTTTCATCCTGCCGAAGACCGGGGAAGACCTCAAATTTCTCACCCAGCGGCTCCTGCGCGAGCACCTGGGAGACAGTTCCATCACGCTTTCCTGA
- a CDS encoding thioesterase family protein codes for MSREAEKKPTSQSRVRVRYAETDQMGVVYHANYLVWFEIGRVDFIRSLGMDYRTMEQEDGLAIAVVEVSARYKSPARYDDELRIETRLKAARGAVIKFGYQVKREADDILLCEGETVHVVVNREMKSRSLPEKYANRFAQVLHLKD; via the coding sequence ATGAGTCGAGAAGCAGAGAAGAAGCCCACAAGCCAGTCGCGCGTACGTGTGCGCTATGCAGAGACGGACCAGATGGGCGTGGTTTATCACGCAAACTACCTGGTGTGGTTTGAGATAGGCCGCGTGGATTTTATCCGCAGCCTTGGCATGGATTACCGCACGATGGAGCAGGAGGACGGGCTTGCGATTGCAGTGGTTGAGGTTTCAGCACGGTACAAGTCGCCGGCACGCTACGATGACGAGCTTCGGATTGAGACGCGATTGAAGGCCGCACGGGGCGCTGTCATCAAGTTTGGCTACCAGGTAAAGCGTGAAGCGGACGACATTTTGCTGTGCGAGGGCGAGACCGTGCATGTGGTCGTTAATAGGGAGATGAAAAGTCGGTCACTTCCGGAGAAATATGCGAACCGTTTCGCACAGGTCCTTCATCTGAAGGACTGA
- a CDS encoding single-stranded DNA-binding protein: protein MAKGVNKVLLLGNVGKDPEIRSTPGGTIVASFSLATADRAKDQQGNWQDRTEWHNLVAFNRTAEIVRDYVKKGTQLFIEGKIQTRSWDDKESGQKRYRTEILVNEMSLLGGRGEGSSSGGGGGYSRSNTSSFDQRPAAEPDYTDQGITDDDIPF, encoded by the coding sequence ATGGCAAAAGGCGTCAACAAGGTACTTCTTCTCGGCAACGTGGGCAAAGACCCCGAAATCCGCTCTACGCCCGGCGGCACCATCGTCGCCAGCTTTTCCCTGGCCACTGCGGACCGCGCGAAAGACCAGCAGGGGAACTGGCAGGACAGAACCGAATGGCACAACCTGGTCGCCTTCAACCGCACCGCCGAGATCGTCCGGGACTACGTCAAAAAAGGCACCCAGCTCTTTATCGAAGGCAAGATCCAGACGCGCTCCTGGGATGACAAGGAGTCCGGTCAGAAGCGCTATCGCACCGAGATTCTCGTCAATGAGATGAGTCTCCTCGGTGGCCGCGGCGAAGGCTCCTCTTCCGGTGGAGGCGGCGGCTATTCCCGCTCCAACACGAGCAGCTTCGACCAGCGGCCTGCGGCCGAGCCCGACTACACCGACCAGGGAATCACCGACGACGATATTCCCTTCTAG
- a CDS encoding glycosyltransferase family 2 protein — protein MPIDPEIPVKTPSADHRDRGSEFAATDDGIQRQTLSVAIITLNEEGNLARTLSSVQFADEIIVVDSGSTDRTVEIARDFDAKVVHEPWKGFARQKNSAIEKCTGNWILSLDADEELTIELQREIRILLRNKPKADAYMIRRRNLFLGAWMHYGGYYPDPKLRLFRRNSANFAPPARFTERPVHETIAFDGILDTLQHDLIHHAYPTIESYIDHMDRYSTLGAQIIVEKGKTSRSWWSFYYNVCLIPTFTFFWNFIFRLGFLDGREGFLLHLYHSTYTSWKYAKAWQTTRRS, from the coding sequence TTGCCGATCGATCCTGAAATTCCGGTCAAGACTCCCTCCGCCGATCATCGAGATCGTGGAAGCGAATTTGCGGCCACAGATGACGGCATTCAGCGGCAGACCCTCTCTGTCGCCATCATCACGCTCAATGAAGAGGGCAATCTCGCGCGGACGCTGTCCAGCGTTCAGTTTGCCGATGAGATCATTGTCGTCGACTCCGGCTCGACCGACCGCACCGTCGAAATAGCCCGCGATTTCGATGCCAAGGTCGTCCATGAGCCCTGGAAAGGTTTTGCGCGGCAGAAGAACTCCGCGATCGAAAAATGCACAGGCAACTGGATTCTCTCGCTCGACGCCGATGAGGAGCTGACGATCGAGCTTCAACGCGAGATCCGAATCCTGCTGCGCAATAAACCCAAAGCCGATGCTTACATGATTCGGCGACGCAATCTCTTTCTCGGAGCATGGATGCACTATGGCGGTTACTACCCGGATCCCAAGCTTCGGCTCTTTCGCCGTAACTCCGCCAACTTCGCTCCGCCGGCACGCTTTACCGAAAGGCCGGTTCACGAGACCATAGCCTTCGACGGCATTCTCGACACGCTGCAGCACGACCTGATTCATCACGCCTATCCCACGATCGAAAGTTACATCGATCACATGGACCGCTACAGCACGCTCGGCGCACAGATCATCGTCGAAAAGGGTAAGACCAGCCGGTCCTGGTGGAGCTTCTACTACAACGTCTGCCTTATCCCCACCTTTACCTTCTTCTGGAACTTCATCTTCCGCCTCGGATTCCTCGACGGTCGCGAGGGCTTCCTGCTTCACCTCTATCACTCCACCTACACCAGTTGGAAGTACGCGAAGGCCTGGCAGACGACGCGCCGATCGTAG
- a CDS encoding PQQ-dependent sugar dehydrogenase yields MKQVVVIAGLFAALAASQGYAQINAGEQKGDPNLPFNMTQVTTLNLPWRIAFLPDGRMLITEKVGGVVLVTQQGQKTPVANVPPVLYRGQGGQLGVFLSPHYAKDHSVYLTYSEPGDGGSSLALAKAKLALGKDSASLEDLKVIWRDGERGQGGQFGAQVAFSPDGKYLFLTVGDRQRMTPAQDPNQPLGKILRLTLDGKPAKGNPMAGKKGAASVPVIDPPSDTEAAKNAPVVRTYTFPGANLTPSETWTTGHRTPYGLAFAPDGRLWELEHGPRGGDELNLIQPGKNYGWPLVSYGHNYNGVPIPSPDTRPDLTKPVIYWVPVIAPGSLTFYNGKMFPQWKGSALIGGLATKVLDRITFDDKGGAKPAERWDVGHRIRDVEVAPDGAVWLLEDSREGGVFRVTPK; encoded by the coding sequence ATGAAACAGGTGGTGGTAATCGCCGGGCTGTTTGCAGCTTTGGCAGCGAGTCAGGGGTATGCGCAGATCAATGCAGGCGAACAGAAGGGCGATCCTAACCTGCCCTTCAATATGACGCAGGTGACGACGCTTAACCTGCCGTGGAGAATTGCGTTTCTTCCGGACGGTCGCATGCTGATCACCGAGAAGGTGGGTGGCGTGGTGCTGGTGACGCAGCAGGGGCAGAAGACCCCGGTGGCGAATGTGCCGCCGGTGCTTTATCGGGGGCAGGGGGGCCAACTGGGAGTATTTCTGTCGCCGCATTATGCCAAGGATCACAGTGTTTATCTGACGTATTCAGAGCCTGGGGATGGAGGCTCAAGTCTTGCATTGGCAAAGGCGAAGCTGGCGCTCGGGAAGGATTCGGCAAGTCTCGAGGACCTGAAGGTAATCTGGCGTGATGGGGAGAGAGGTCAGGGCGGCCAGTTCGGCGCGCAAGTGGCGTTTTCTCCGGATGGAAAATATCTGTTTCTGACCGTTGGTGACCGGCAGCGTATGACACCCGCACAGGACCCCAATCAGCCGCTCGGCAAGATTTTGCGCCTGACGCTGGATGGCAAGCCGGCAAAAGGGAATCCGATGGCAGGAAAGAAGGGTGCGGCCAGTGTGCCTGTCATCGATCCCCCATCTGACACGGAAGCTGCAAAGAATGCTCCGGTCGTCAGGACGTATACCTTCCCGGGAGCCAATCTGACGCCATCCGAGACCTGGACGACGGGGCATCGCACACCCTATGGCCTGGCCTTCGCACCGGATGGCCGCTTGTGGGAGCTGGAGCATGGCCCGCGAGGCGGCGATGAGCTTAATCTGATCCAACCCGGCAAGAACTATGGCTGGCCGCTGGTTTCATATGGCCACAACTATAACGGCGTGCCGATTCCCAGTCCCGACACAAGGCCAGACCTCACCAAACCTGTTATTTACTGGGTTCCAGTGATTGCTCCCGGCAGCCTTACTTTCTACAACGGCAAGATGTTTCCTCAGTGGAAGGGGTCTGCGCTGATCGGGGGACTGGCGACCAAGGTTCTTGACCGCATTACCTTCGATGACAAGGGTGGGGCAAAGCCTGCGGAGCGCTGGGATGTGGGGCACCGGATCCGCGACGTAGAGGTTGCCCCCGATGGCGCGGTCTGGCTGCTGGAGGATTCGCGCGAGGGCGGCGTATTTCGTGTGACGCCGAAGTAA
- a CDS encoding SDR family oxidoreductase codes for MSTGKKVALISGANKGIGLETARQLGKQGITVLLGARDAAKGEAAAEQLKKEGIDARAVKFDVVNAADIKAAAGLVEKEYGKLDILINNAGVMFEPIGGNNSSTVSEQVLRDTFETNFFSAVAVTNAFLPLLKKSDAGRIVNVSSILGSLTLHAIEGSPIYEAKALAYDSSKAALNSYTVHLAHELKGAGIKVNSAHPGWVKTDLGTDAAPMDVVDGAKTEVTLATLGPDGPTGGFFHMGETVSW; via the coding sequence ATGAGCACAGGCAAGAAGGTTGCGCTGATCTCCGGCGCGAATAAGGGTATTGGCCTTGAGACGGCGCGTCAGCTTGGGAAGCAGGGTATTACGGTCCTCCTGGGCGCGCGCGATGCGGCTAAAGGCGAGGCTGCGGCTGAGCAGCTGAAGAAAGAAGGAATTGACGCCAGAGCCGTCAAGTTCGATGTTGTCAACGCTGCGGATATAAAGGCAGCTGCAGGACTGGTCGAGAAGGAGTACGGAAAGCTCGATATCCTGATCAATAATGCAGGCGTGATGTTTGAGCCCATCGGCGGCAACAACAGCTCGACTGTCTCTGAACAGGTGCTCCGCGATACGTTTGAGACGAATTTCTTTTCGGCCGTTGCTGTCACCAACGCTTTTCTCCCGCTACTGAAGAAGAGCGATGCGGGCCGGATCGTGAACGTGTCGAGCATTCTGGGTTCATTGACGCTGCATGCCATCGAGGGTTCGCCGATCTATGAGGCCAAGGCGCTCGCGTATGACTCTTCGAAGGCTGCGCTGAACTCGTATACCGTTCACCTTGCTCATGAACTCAAAGGAGCGGGGATCAAGGTGAACTCCGCACACCCGGGCTGGGTGAAGACTGACCTTGGCACGGATGCTGCTCCCATGGATGTTGTTGATGGCGCCAAGACCGAAGTGACGCTGGCCACGCTGGGACCGGACGGCCCTACTGGCGGCTTCTTCCATATGGGCGAAACGGTCAGCTGGTAA
- a CDS encoding M28 family peptidase: protein MFLRKLLCISLLTAPLFAQNSTEAIQRGADLIRTDDLKGDIFFLASKDMAGRDAGSLQDHIATDYIASEFLRLGLKPMGDDGTFFQKMEILTGRPDAQQTTLSTTINGEKHSYTLGHDFTMVRQSIRNASACGEVVFAGYGISAPEFDYDDFSEINVKGKVALVFLREPQANDPQSRFMGTWDSYHAFNWHKIEELRKRGAAAILIVQDRTPRDVKPIPPTSPRPSGQPSYALAGQMWDIPVFLIKREVADQLLAPSGKQADKLQAAIDRSLHPQSFDIKQSSACLAKSYSDIASREGRNVVALLEGTDPKLQAQTIILTAHHDHMGEANGHIYYGADDNASGVAGLLSVARAMTQAKLHPKRSVLFLAYTAEERIFLGSYFYVTHPVVPLNQTVATLNLDMIGRNEDDANWPTPADHNINMVNVLGTRYNPALRRVIDQQNRHEGLKLDYKMDKVDPDSLWSRSDHFWFATMHIPQVEFQTGLHPDYHTENDTWDRINYPKLTKIARLVYLSVAELANTSREISFLPAGVSSTGTPATKPR from the coding sequence ATGTTCCTGCGCAAACTTCTGTGTATCTCTCTGCTGACGGCTCCCCTCTTCGCCCAGAACTCGACTGAGGCCATCCAGCGAGGCGCCGATCTCATCAGAACAGATGACCTGAAGGGCGATATCTTCTTCCTCGCCTCAAAAGACATGGCCGGCCGCGATGCAGGCAGCCTGCAGGATCACATTGCGACCGACTACATCGCCTCCGAGTTTCTGCGCCTTGGCCTGAAACCGATGGGTGACGACGGAACATTCTTCCAGAAGATGGAGATACTCACTGGAAGGCCCGATGCACAGCAGACAACGCTCAGCACCACGATCAACGGAGAAAAACACAGCTACACCCTGGGCCACGACTTCACCATGGTCCGGCAGAGCATACGCAACGCATCCGCCTGCGGCGAAGTCGTCTTCGCGGGCTACGGCATCAGCGCCCCCGAGTTCGACTACGACGATTTCTCCGAGATCAATGTAAAAGGAAAAGTCGCGCTCGTCTTCCTTCGCGAACCGCAGGCCAACGATCCGCAATCCAGGTTCATGGGCACGTGGGACAGCTATCACGCCTTTAATTGGCACAAGATCGAAGAGCTGCGCAAACGCGGCGCCGCAGCCATCCTGATCGTGCAGGACCGAACCCCGCGCGACGTAAAGCCTATTCCGCCGACGTCTCCGCGGCCATCGGGACAACCCTCTTACGCACTCGCGGGCCAGATGTGGGATATTCCCGTCTTCCTCATCAAGCGAGAAGTAGCCGACCAGCTTCTGGCGCCCAGTGGAAAGCAAGCGGACAAACTCCAGGCCGCGATTGACCGCTCCCTCCATCCTCAGTCCTTCGACATCAAACAGAGCTCTGCCTGTCTCGCCAAGTCCTATAGCGATATTGCCAGCCGCGAGGGACGCAACGTCGTCGCACTGCTAGAAGGAACCGATCCAAAGCTCCAGGCCCAGACCATCATCCTCACGGCGCACCACGACCATATGGGCGAGGCCAACGGCCACATCTACTACGGCGCCGATGACAACGCCTCCGGCGTAGCGGGGCTTCTCTCGGTCGCTCGTGCGATGACCCAGGCGAAGCTTCACCCGAAACGCAGCGTGCTCTTCCTCGCCTATACCGCCGAAGAGCGCATCTTCCTCGGATCGTATTTCTACGTCACGCACCCCGTAGTGCCGCTCAACCAGACCGTAGCGACACTAAATCTGGACATGATCGGACGCAACGAAGATGACGCTAACTGGCCCACGCCCGCCGATCACAACATAAACATGGTCAACGTTCTGGGCACGCGCTACAACCCTGCACTTCGCCGCGTTATCGATCAGCAGAATCGGCATGAGGGCCTGAAGCTCGACTACAAGATGGACAAGGTCGATCCCGACTCGCTCTGGTCGCGCAGCGATCACTTCTGGTTCGCCACCATGCACATCCCCCAGGTCGAGTTTCAGACGGGACTGCACCCGGACTATCACACCGAGAACGACACCTGGGACCGTATCAACTATCCCAAGCTGACGAAGATCGCACGCCTCGTCTATCTCTCTGTCGCTGAACTTGCCAATACAAGCCGCGAGATTTCATTCCTCCCCGCAGGAGTGTCATCCACCGGCACGCCGGCAACGAAACCTCGCTAA